One genomic region from Pristis pectinata isolate sPriPec2 chromosome X, sPriPec2.1.pri, whole genome shotgun sequence encodes:
- the LOC127566984 gene encoding tubulin alpha-1A chain — MRECISIHVGQAGVQIGNACWELYCLEHGIQPDGQMPSDKTIGGGDDSFNTFFSETGAGKHVPRAVFVDLEPTVIDEVRTGTYRQLFHPEQLITGKEDAANNYARGHYTIGKEIIDLVLDRVRKLADQCTGLQGFLVFHSFGGGTGSGFTSLLMERLSVDYGKKSKLEFSIYPAPQVSTAVVEPYNSILTTHTTLEHSDCAFMVDNEAIYDICRRNLDIDRPTYTNLNRLIGQIVSSITASLRFDGALNVDLTEFQTNLVPYPRIHFPLATYAPVISAEKAYHEQLSVSEITNACFEPANQMVKCDPRHGKYMACCLLYRGDVVPKDVNAAIATIKTKRTIQFVDWCPTGFKVGINYQPPTVVPGGDLAKVQRAVCMLSNTTAIAEAWARLDHKFDLMYAKRAFVHWYVGEGMEEGEFSEAREDMAALEKDYEEVGVDSVEGEGEEEGEEY, encoded by the exons ATG CGTGAGTGTATCAGTATCCACGTTGGCCAGGCTGGTGTCCAGATCGGCAATGCCTGCTGGGAGCTGTACTGCTTGGAACATGGCATCCAGCCTGATGGTCAGATGCCCAGTGATAAGACCATTGGGGGTGGAGACGATTCCTTCAACACTTTCTTCAGTGAGACAGGAGCAGGAAAGCATGTTCCCCGAGCTGTGTTTGTGGACCTGGAACCAACTGTGATAG ATGAGGTTCGTACCGGTACTTACCGCCAGCTCTTCCACCCTGAGCAACTCATTACTGGGAAAGAAGATGCGGCCAATAACTATGCCCGTGGTCACTACACAATTGGCAAGGAGATCATTGACCTGGTTCTGGACAGAGTTCGTAAACTA GCTGACCAATGCACAGGTCTGCAGGGCTTCCTGGTCTTCCACAGCTTTGGTGGTGGTACCGGCTCTGGTTTTACATCGCTGCTGATGGAGCGTCTGTCGGTTGACTATGGCAAGAAATCCAAGCTTGAATTCTCCATTTACCCAGCTCCCCAAGTGTCTACAGCAGTAGTAGAACCCTACAACTCCATCCTAACCACCCACACCACCCTGGAGCACTCGGATTGTGCTTTCATGGTGGACAATGAAGCCATCTATGACATCTGCCGCAGAAACCTTGACATTGACCGACCAACTTACACCAACCTGAACCGATTAATAGGCCAGATAGTGTCCTCCATCACAGCCTCCCTTCGCTTTGATGGTGCCCTGAATGTTGATCTGACTGAATTCCAGACCAACTTGGTGCCGTATCCCCGTATCCACTTCCCATTGGCCACCTATGCCCCAGTTATCTCTGCTGAGAAAGCCTACCATGAGCAGCTTTCCGTATCTGAAATCACCAATGCTTGCTTTGAGCCAGCCAACCAGATGGTCAAATGTGACCCACGCCATGGCAAGTACATGGCCTGCTGCCTCCTTTATCGTGGCGATGTGGTGCCAAAAGATGTCAATGCAGCCATTGCTACTATCAAAACCAAACGTACCATCCAATTTGTGGATTGGTGTCCAACTGGTTTCAAGGTTGGCATCAACTACCAGCCTCCCACTGTGGTACCTGGAGGTGACCTGGCCAAGGTACAGCGAGCTGTGTGTATGCTGAGCAACACCACAGCTATTGCTGAAGCTTGGGCTCGCCTGGACCACAAGTTTGACCTGATGTATGCCAAGCGTGCCTTTGTTCATTGGTATGTTGGTGAGGGTATGGAGGAAGGAGAGTTCTCAGAAGCCCGTGAGGATATGGCTGCTCTGGAGAAGGATTATGAAGAAGTGGGTGTTGATTCagtggagggagaaggggaagaggaaggagaggagtATTAA